A region from the Arcobacter sp. F2176 genome encodes:
- a CDS encoding DNA adenine methylase, whose protein sequence is MSFQKLIPLYDKDEVLFYLDPPYVSTESYYKNTGGFGIKEHKELAALLSQIKGKFLLSYNDCELVRELYKDFKIVSSKEIEYTLGKNMHGKNKSVREVFVMNY, encoded by the coding sequence ATGTCTTTTCAAAAGTTAATACCTCTATATGATAAAGATGAGGTTCTTTTTTATCTTGACCCACCATATGTATCTACTGAAAGTTACTACAAAAATACAGGTGGATTTGGAATCAAAGAGCATAAAGAGTTAGCAGCACTGTTGTCACAAATAAAAGGTAAGTTTTTACTCTCATATAATGACTGTGAGCTAGTGCGTGAGTTATATAAAGACTTTAAGATAGTAAGTAGTAAAGAGATAGAGTACACGCTGGGTAAAAATATGCATGGGAAGAATAAGAGTGTTCGGGAGGTTTTTGTTATGAATTATTAG